In Oncorhynchus masou masou isolate Uvic2021 chromosome 10, UVic_Omas_1.1, whole genome shotgun sequence, a single genomic region encodes these proteins:
- the LOC135547401 gene encoding mid1-interacting protein 1-B-like, protein MMQISESHLQKNSLFNSMNRFIGAVNNMDQTVMVPSLLRDVPLEEEREMAAMKSSGNSDIEDGDMYSYYQLLKSIRCDIEWGVMRAEEAKKRKESRASISRMDSAEEDSEVSSEEDEDNLQKQFQFHMTGLHGVLSKLTQQANTLTNRYKQEIGIGCY, encoded by the coding sequence ATGATGCAGATCTCAGAATCCCACCTGCAGAAGAACTCCCTGTTTAACTCCATGAACCGCTTCATCGGTGCCGTCAACAACATGGACCAGACGGTAATGGTGCCCAGCCTGCTGCGGGACGTCCCCcttgaagaggagagggagatggccGCCATGAAAAGCTCGGGAAACAGCGACATCGAGGACGGGGACATGTACAGCTACTACCAGCTGCTCAAGTCTATCCGTTGCGACATCGAGTGGGGAGTGATGCGCGCCGAGGAAGCCAAGAAGCGAAAGGAGAGCCGGGCTTCCATCTCACGGATGGATTCAGCGGAGGAAGATTCTGAGGTGTCGTCCGAGGAAGACGAGGATAACCTGCAGAAGCAGTTCCAGTTCCACATGACGGGGCTCCACGGGGTGCTGTCCAAGCTGACGCAACAGGCCAACACCCTGACCAACCGCTACAAGCAGGAGATCGGCATTGGATGCTACTAA